The Drosophila yakuba strain Tai18E2 chromosome X, Prin_Dyak_Tai18E2_2.1, whole genome shotgun sequence DNA segment TACAACTCGTTCGGCGTACCCTTCCTAGCCAAGGCACGCCACGGCGAGCCGTATGGTGCGCTAAAGCAGCGCATCCAGCGGCGTCTGAATGTGCCGGACAAGGAGTGGGAAAACTACAAATTCTCCGTGATCTCCATGGGCCACAATTCGGATGTGAACGACAATACGCCCGTCGACCTGGAGGTGTATCGCTCGTGGACCAGCGGACAGTTGCCCTTCTTTGGTTTGGATCACATCAACAAGTCGCGCAAGCGCAGCTCGCTTAACTTTTCCGAGAAGGCCATCAAGATCTACAACTAGGGCGTTTTGTTCGGAGCGGCGAcacaaacggaacaaagctGGCTTTTAAGCTGTAAACTGGATGAAGTAGGCGGACGCTGCGTTGCGCAGCGGGATTAACGGATTCAAGTTGGATGTGTGATGGATAGCGGGCAAGGGATGGCTGCACTTGTTGCTTGGCTAATAATGTCTATTGTTcttcaaaattcaaaacaatgAGCCTGTTTCTTGGAACCAATTCATACACACCACaccataaacacacacacacacacatgcacatgcacacacacaaacaaacaaacacacgcgCGGAACTTAccccttttatttttatacatatatattgtttGTAATCTAACAGCTAAGTAATGTTTAGTTATTTATTAGTCCCGATCGCCGCTGATGGCAACGATAGCAgagccactggccactggcctCTCCACGCACACTTGCTCCCTCCGTTCGCCTTCTTCCTGCCTGTTACTCTCGTTACCATTTCCGTTTCCACCGAACAATTCCTGACCAGAGTATCAGCTTTCGCATCGAGTCCAGTCTCCACAATTCTACTGACTTATTGCTTGGACTAAAGTAACTTCAATTCAGGCTTAGGCATTAACGTGTGtttgcgcgtgtgtgtgtgcatgtgtgtgcgtgggtgtaCTTTCTATGCTATAATATTCTTAATCGATAATTGTTTAATCGTAGGCAGAAGTGAACTTGAAACGGATCGAATCGGTTACTTTTGTCTAATTGTAAATAAGCGTTCGTTGCAAGTTGCCCattaaaaagtataaacaaacaaatagaggaaacaaacaaacaaaagcaaacacacataTGTAACAAAGAGAGGAGGCGAAGGAGGAAAGAAGAGATGAGGGAAAGGAaagagaagagaagaaaaggaaaaacctTAAACTAATAGAAGGCATAGGAAGAACCTAAACTAAATAAAAGCAACCAACAAGAGAAacagatataaatatatatatatataaatacgcGAGAGAGGATGAGCTGTAAACAATTAAAGGCAACTATGTAACAAGTATAACTttaaacgaaacaaacgataaacaaaacaaaagaaaaagagtCATCAAGTTGCACCAAACGAGACGAGGACGAGAACGAGGACGATGAAAATGGAGGCGGTGGATATGATAAGATATATTCATTCGGTCGGCAAGTCGAAAGAGAGAGACAACGTGTGTGGGAGATGAAAATATAAGATTTGTTTCAAACAATTATTTGTGATTTTTAAACATGAAATgataaaaatgtatgcaaagGACTAGACAacataatattaattaataaattactaTAATACACAGTTTAGTGATTTTTCTTTGTTAACTATAGCGAAAGATTCGAGATCTGCAATCCGGATCCGAttcgaattaaaaaaaaaaagccctATCAAATGAGAAGagccaacaacaaataatattttaataatctACTGCtatgctattattatttatgcagccaataattcaatttatttatgttacaaaacaaaaaagaaacgaaaaaccaacaaaaccCCAATAAAATACCAAGAATTCAACTGAGCGCGGTTTTAATtgtagtttttaattaagttgtttGGAAAATCATAGTCTATGATGGTAGCTTACAAACTAGGACTCTAGAATTTGCGGCGTTTCAGTAGCTCCGGCCGCCAGTTAACCGGATGCGACTCCTCGCTGGCCTCGTCATCCTCCTTGTACACCTTGATCGTTTTGTCCGCCTCGGCGGTGATTAACCTGGTGCCCGACTGGTCAAAGCACATGGCGAATATGCCCGCCTCGCTGTCCATGGAGCCCGGCTGAACGGGCGCTTGGAAGCGCTGGAAATTGTAGCCGGTGCGCCAGTCCCAGAAGAACATGGTGCCGTTGTCGCCGCCCGAAACGAGTACGCCATCATTGTTCGCCGCCATGCAGTTGACGATGGCCGTGTGGCCGGAGATGTTCTGCACGAAGTTGCCCTCGGGACAGCGCCACTGCTTGATGTTGTCCGGCGAAGCGGAGGCGAACATGTACAGCGATGGATGCAGCACAATGCTGCGCACGGACTTCTTGTGATTGGTCAGCGTGCAGACGCTCTTGCCGGCGGCCAAATCCCACAGACGCACCGTGGAGTCGTGGGAGCCTGTGATGATCTGCGGATTCGTCGCCTGGGCCACCACACTAGCCACTGTGTTCGTGTGTCCCGTCAGTGTGTGCACATTCGCCTTGGTCCTCATGTCCCAGATGCGGGCAGTGGAGTCACGGCCGGAGGTGGCCAGCACATCGATGGTGGGATGCAGGGCCAGGGAGTAAACAGCCGATAAGTGGCCATGGTAGTGTCGTATGACCTTGTTATACTCCAGATCCCAGCACTTGACCTGCCGATCCTCGCCGCAGCTAAACAGATACGGATGCTTCGAGCTGACGGCCACACCGCGCACAGTGCTCACATGACCGGTGAGCGATAGCTTCAGTTTGCCGCTGGCCAGGTCCCAGATCTTGATTACACGATCACCAGCGCCGGTGGCGAACCACTCGTTGCCCGGCTCCACGGCGATGCAGCGCACCCAGCCCAAATGGCCGGAGATGACGCGCGACAGCTTCCAGGGTGCGTGCCACTTGGGTTTGGGTATGCTGGGCGCCTTCTTGGGTATCAACTGCAAATTGCTGGCGGTGGTGCCATTGGCGCTCTTATCCCCATTGCTGTTCGCCAGGGAGGCGCGCACCAACGATGTGTGCGTGCCGGTCACCAGGGGCGCTGTCTTCTCCGCTGGCCTGCCGCCGGCGTTGTACTTAACCAGACTGCCGGCGCCGCTGCCCGAATCCGCCGCACTGCCATCGGTGATGGCCAGTGACGTGTCGCCCGGCGTCTGGGCTCCGGATGCCTTTCTGGCCTCGCCGATCTTCACCGCCCTGTCCAGGACAAGGCCGTAGCTATCCTTGGCCTTGATGGAACGTCGCAACTTCTCTCTGTTTGGGTTAACAACACAAATTAGCACTGCGAAAGTTAGGAACTCCAGTATACTCACAAACTGTCATCAATTTCCGGCAGATTTCCCTGGTTGGAAACGAACAGATCGTGGGTGCGCTTTAGGGAGCGAAATATCAGCGTGTGCACGCTGTGCTTTTGCACGTCTTCCATGGCAATTGGCtgttatttattgtttattcgctaaaatatattgaaaatgCGGCGCGGCTTTTGCAGCTGACCACAAGCCATTCACAACAGTCGGACTATCGGTTATCGGACAGTGCTGTCAGCCAAAGCCGTTTTATAGCCAAATGTTTATGCTACATGACCACCTATTTTCAAGCCAAATTTTAttcgaatttaaattaaaaaaaaaaggttttttatattaacaaatatgcaaaaatgcaaattatttctatatatttctttttacaGCTTTGAGCCAAAAATGAGAAAGCATGAGTTCAGAGTTCAAATCCATCCAAAAACCGATAGTTGTTTAAGTTTTTTGGAAACCCgagaaaaaaaagtattttatcTGCCCACtgataaattaaaatacaaacgGTTTATCCTTTTGTGAAGcacatttctgttttttttgttttgttttttctttttattattagtttgcGGGAACCGGCGATCCAGATGCAAGAGATGAGGACGTGGGAGACACCGATGGTGACGAGGTGCTGGCCGTAGCGCCGCTTTCTGGAACGGGCGATGGCCTCGTGTTGAAGAACTGTTTGATCTGAATATTGGAAAACAGATTGCTGATTCACTTATATACGCAAAACACCGCCGACCTTTCATACATCTGTcataaaacaaacatatttcctTGACCGCAACTTTACGCAATTGTACACAATATAAGAATGATAGAAAAGAAGTAGTAGCCACTGCTTATCACTGTTTCTAATTCCCTATTCTAATCAAAACCTAAACCTAATAAAGATGGATTTGGAATATTTGGGCTTCGCTTTAcatgcaattaatttataaacagTACCGAGTCTAGAATGTTCTGAACATCAATTAAACTGCTGGCTATTTTACCAACATTGAATTGTTGTTTAACCCATTGAGTTTGGTTTAAATAAAGGTGCTTTGCTAGTCTGTAAAGTGATTCTGATTATGTCCTCTGCTTTTAAGATTTTACTAACATGTTATGGAATTATGACAGTTTGTTTGAAAGTGATGCGGTTGGTCATGTGCTTACGATGCGCTTGATGTAGTTGCATGAAGTTTCGTTGTTCGAGCTGGACACCACGTTGTCCACTCGGTACGGCGGCGAGATGGTGACTTCATTTAGGATTTGTATGTTTAGTCCTTGCCAGGAGACTTCATTGTACTACAAAACATGAATTATAATGGTAAATGGTTGACTCTAATCATAGAGAGCGAGAGGTCATTACCCCGTATTGTTTGGCTATCGCTCTATACAGCTCCTGTGCCTCTGGACTGACATCAGCATTCTTGGACTTCAAGTAGTCCTGTCTTCGCTCTACTGTTTTCCGCAGGCGCATTTTGACCTGTTTGAGAAGTTATAAATGGGTAAGGATTACGTAGTATTTCAGGAAGAGCTAGTATGCTTACCTGTTCCAGATTCAGCTTTTGCGGATCATCAAAGTTGCCGTTGCATTCCTTGACCACCTGCACATTGCTGCAGAGCGAGAGGTTCATCGCGTAGATATCACTCAGCTCCTCCGTAGACTTGGATCGGCATTCTAAATGGttgaaaagggaaaagaagAGCAAAAAAGAGGGGCAAAGATATACGATGTACGGAGAACCAAATTGTCAAGCAGTAAATAACAGCGATTGATAAGAGATAagtgataaaaaaaatgcaatcaGTTAAGATGAGTGTGAATTTGAGTCAAGGCTGGACAATCCAAAAGATCCCTGTATGTTATGTAAAGCCGGTGAAAGTGTTCACTTTCACCTGGCGggcaagtgtgtgtgttggtcTATCTGTGTTCTTGTTTGTGACTGATGTTGCAAAAGGATACTCAGGATAAGCATCTTTGTGTTATGATCGAAGGCCAGCACCTCGCCCTCCACCTCCTCGTTGAAACAGGTCGTGCAGACGACTGTGGATCCAATGCTAAAGCAGTCGTTCACTGCATTCACTGCGCTCGCAGCGGCAGCGgccatttttaattgctggTTGAGATTGGCCAACTGGAAAAGTGCACCCACAAGCtatgtggatatggatatggatcTGGATTTAGATCTAATATGGGATACTGATTGTTTTCAAGCCGCTTGCTTAAACAACGTTGCTCAAACGAAATTGATGATTTTGCGGGAGCAGCTGGATGGACTTCTTGATTCTTGGGATTCCTTTCTGGAAAGGATTTCACTagctctctcgctcgctcgcacTCGCTCCGTATGTCTATCTCGCTCTCTCTTGCTGTGTAGCTTTCTCGCTTTCACTTGAACCGCTCCAATGGAAATGTCGCTTCCTGGCGATCTGGTCgagatcctgctcctgcttccGTTGCTCCTGATCCTCGGGTGACTTGGGCAAAAACTTATTGGTTATTCGCTCGGCTAGCTATCGACAATCTAATTTGGCGGCAATTGCGGTTCGGTAATTGAAAAGTTGGAAAAATATGCGAAAAATTTATTGGTCAACACACGAAACAACAGCCAAAAGGGGGCAGCAGAAAACGCAGTGTTGCACATGCCGCGCAGCCATAGGTTCGATAGACATCGATTCGTGAAGTATGGCAACGCTGCTGGAAATATTTCAACCgcaattaataatttatttatttattatttataaattatatatatgatatGAAAATGTAATGGTAAACCAAAGTTGATTGCGTATTGGAAAGTATGCCTAAGTTTGCTCAAATGCTTCGGCCATTCTATGTATTTTTAGGAATTATAAAGCTCCAAATCTATTCATCGCATAtcgctttattttttttaataatattagtTAATGCCTTTTTTTCaagttaaaaatataaatattttcaaaaatgtaattaaatatttgccctGACTATCGATAGCAGATTGGCATGGCGCTACCCGATCTATCGACTCTATCGACGCTATCGATAGTTATAAGCCCAGCTCTAATAGCCAAGCGGAAatccaaaaatcaaaaggaaTTAAATATAATGATGGAACCGAAGACCCAGCCGCCCGTGGAGCGTCCACCGAGCGCAGAGACCTTTCTGCCCCTCAGCCGTGTGCGCACGATCATGAAGAGCTCCATGGACACGGGCCTGATCACCAACGAGGTGCTCTTCCTGATGACCAAGTGCACGGAGCTATTCGTTCGCCATTTGGCGGGAGCGGCATACACGGAGGCATTCCGCCAGCAACCGGGCGAAACGCTCAAGTACGAGCATCTCTCCCAGCTGGTCAACAAGAGCAAGAATCTCGAGTTTCTGCTGCAGATCGTGCCGGAGAAGATCCGGGTGCACGAGTTCAAGGAGATGCTACGGCTAAACCGCTCCGCCGGcagcgacgacgacgatgagtCCGAATCCGGATCTGAGTCGGATGAATAGCCGGCTATGCAGATGTATTTCCGCATGGAAATGGACTGGATGTTCCACCAACACCGACTGATTTTAACGCCACCCAATTATCTTCAATGTTAGACTAGACGATAAGTGAACGATTTTTTTATAGAAACCCTGATTAATAAAGAAGCATAAGAGCACTGCGTCCTTCAAATGACCATAAGATCCGCGGATGGTTACCGATTGTCTGCGTCTGATAAGATTGCTGTTGAAACTCCGATACGCCTGTTCACCACATTGAAGTAGAGCGCTTAATTAACCTATTTGTATCCCATTGATATCCCATTGAGCAAGATCGGCGGGCAAGTCCATAATGAACATAATCCTTTAACTCGTATTAAAAGAATTTCTCCTTGCATACGAAACAATGAAAGGCGCGAGTTAAAACGTTAAAGAGcataacatacatataattGCACTGGGATTCGATTGGTACATTATACTGGGGCTAAGGATAGAGATTGCAGTTCCTAGACCTTCAGGTTGACGCCGGGATAGCCAGTGGCATTCAGTCCGGTCACCTTGTAGGTGGTGCCAGCTGGAGCAGGCTGATCGAACTTGGCGGCGGTGGTCACGTACAGGATGTCCAAGTTGGGGCCACCGAAGGCGGCGGAGGTGATCTGTTTGGTGGGGAACTTGATCTCCAGCAGGATCTTGCCAGTGCTGCAATAGAGTTTGACATTTAAATCTCGTATGCGATTGGAATCTCGAATAGAGAACTTACTTGGGATTAATCTTGTAGATGGTGGCGCCATTGAAGGTGGCCACATACAGATTGCCCTCGGTATCGATGGTCAGGCCATCGGGCAGCAGATGATCCTTGGGACTGTTCTTGCGCAGATTGAATACGACCTGGGGATTGCTGGCCACGCCGGTTTCAAAATCGTAGTCGTAGGACTTCACCTCATAGTCGGTGGTGTCGATGTAGTAGAACTTCTTGGCCTTCTCGTCCCACGCCAGCCCATTGGAGATGCCCACATCGCCCTTGATCACCGACACCTGGCCACCGGCCTCCCAGCGGTACAGCTCACCATGACGGAACTCGAACTCATCGCCAATGTAGCGCATGGTGCCGCCAAAGAAGCGACCACGTGGATCCACCTTGGCGTCGTTCAGCCGATTCTTCTCCATCAGCGGCTGCACCTCGAACAGTGTGCGCACCACCTTGGCGCTGGTCGAGACACCATCCCAGTTGACGATCACCACGCGGCGTCCACAGCCGACGGCGAACTCCTGCGGACGTCCCTCCACCGGCAGCACGAATCCGGCCAAAGTTTCGCCCTCGATCTTCGTCTTGTAGACCTTGTTCTGGCCATAATCGTAGCGGAGCAGGCTGCCGGCCTCCAGGTCCACATAGTACAGGCTCTGCCTGGCCACATCCCAGTGGGGACCCTCGCCCAGGCCGGCGTAGGAATCGGGCAGTGGTTCAATCTTGTACGACATCTGTTGGCGAAATTGGGAGCATTGAATCTCGATTAGTGAACCAAATTGATTATATGGATTTACTTATGGATTATATGGATTTACATAACACAAATGGAATTTGGAATGCATTTTAGCACTTTATGGTTATTATATGTATGATATTACACGATTATCCATTCGCATTCGAATTCGACTTAATTTTCGACTGGAGGATAGGATCGCTAAGTCAGCACACTTAAATTGGATTAAACAATTAGCCAGAagcaacaattaaaatttgccTGTACGATAAAATCATGAAATTACTCTCCAAAAACGATTTTAACAATTAATATCATGATAATAACGAAAAAACAGGATAATTTCTATTCGAGTAACGTAAGGTAATAGAAATAACTGttgaaacaaatttcaaaCGAAACTGAAACGTGACATTTTCTATTGAATCCCAAAAACTTAAACTtattttcccgattttttAGATAGAAGTAGGACTATCTAAAAAATAGATGCAGTACCGTTAGGCCGAAAAGGCACACTGTGACCACTGGAATCAGTAGCATCTTGCTCTCTGGGTCTCCGGATCCAAACTGAGCCCAAACCCGTCGCCCCGAGATGCTTTTATTACCTTCAGACCAGGGGCTTCATTTTACTGGCTGAGAAGCGGcgtcatcatcgtcattaTCGTCATCATCGCAAGCGGAACACAATGtaagattatttatttacttccatttccatgttTTTAAGTTCAATTTTTCCACAGGCCGACGTTGCACAGTggagtttttattttctctctttgcatttttcagcTCGTTATATTTGCCATATTTCAGGTTTTAAAAGTTTAGGTAATTTATTAAGTGCTGCAATTGAAATATACAATTtgcacatattttttgtatatgtaaatCTGCAATTTTTTGCCAGTTGTATTGCCCAGTTGCTCCACTGTGCGTTGCAGCTGCGCTCTTGTGACGTCATGCCCTTCACTTACTCACTCactcaacaacaacaacaacaacaacaacagagtGGCGCGCGATTAACTTTTAAGTTTGATGGCGCCTGGCATTTAGCTTTAgatttttaattgacttttGTTGTCATTCGGCCGCTGTTATTGAATTGGTCTGAATTGAAGTGGAGACCTTAAAGAGATGCTCAGTGGCAGGGACTTCTGTTATCGGGACACATGTAAATGGCTCGGCACAGTGGGGCAAATGCACCCGAAAATGTGAAACTCACAAGTCTTTATCAGATGTGTAGCATATCAAAGAAATTAAGTACTACATAATCGTTCTTCATCCGTGTTGAAGTTGCTTATTACAAAACTTTCTTCGACTTTAGTTTTTACAACTTTTTATGGCACATTTACCAAAGGAATTTTGCCAAATTCCAAAGGACTCATTTGTGtgaaatgaattaaataaattttcatttaattttaatgttatTCGACTTCCTCGTAGGAATATACAATGTAAGCAAAGAGAACACCGAGAACCTTCTTTTTGCATCACTTTAacacacttaaaaaaaaataggggCCACTGCCAGGGGAGCACCTACCTTGGAGAAAGTCTTTTGCTCGAGGAGAGAGATGGGGAATAGAGAATTGAGAATCAGGAATCGAGAATCCTTGGACACCGCTGCGTTGAGTAGCGCGTTCAAACTGAATTCCATCCGATCCGCCCCAAATCTTTTATACCCCAGCCGGCACGGGCGTGACACACAATCTCGCCACAACCTCCTCACCCTCTAGTTTCTCCTGCTCCGTCACCttcacctcctcctccttctccaccCACTGATAAGCGAACAATTGGAGGACTGGATAGCCCGGCCTGATAACAGAGCAACAGAAGCCGGCAACAGGCAATGGGCATTGGGAAAATTAACCCGATGGCGAATTGCTAAAATATATTGCAAAACAGATGGCGAAAGTGCAGCATCACATTCGAAAACCCTAACGAAAATGCTTGTCAGAATAATTAAACTACCTAAATGCATAAAAGTATCTAAGTATTTTAGTATTTTAGTGAAAAAGTAATATGCATAAAAGTATCTCAGTTCTTACctatttcaaaacaaaatgcatCTAGCAGTTCTTCAATAAATGCTTTTTTAAGTGaaaacttaaactaatttttc contains these protein-coding regions:
- the LOC6523984 gene encoding pleiotropic regulator 1 — translated: MEDVQKHSVHTLIFRSLKRTHDLFVSNQGNLPEIDDSLEKLRRSIKAKDSYGLVLDRAVKIGEARKASGAQTPGDTSLAITDGSAADSGSGAGSLVKYNAGGRPAEKTAPLVTGTHTSLVRASLANSNGDKSANGTTASNLQLIPKKAPSIPKPKWHAPWKLSRVISGHLGWVRCIAVEPGNEWFATGAGDRVIKIWDLASGKLKLSLTGHVSTVRGVAVSSKHPYLFSCGEDRQVKCWDLEYNKVIRHYHGHLSAVYSLALHPTIDVLATSGRDSTARIWDMRTKANVHTLTGHTNTVASVVAQATNPQIITGSHDSTVRLWDLAAGKSVCTLTNHKKSVRSIVLHPSLYMFASASPDNIKQWRCPEGNFVQNISGHTAIVNCMAANNDGVLVSGGDNGTMFFWDWRTGYNFQRFQAPVQPGSMDSEAGIFAMCFDQSGTRLITAEADKTIKVYKEDDEASEESHPVNWRPELLKRRKF
- the LOC6523987 gene encoding regucalcin isoform X3; the protein is MSYKIEPLPDSYAGLGEGPHWDVARQSLYYVDLEAGSLLRYDYGQNKVYKTKIEGETLAGFVLPVEGRPQEFAVGCGRRVVIVNWDGVSTSAKVVRTLFEVQPLMEKNRLNDAKVDPRGRFFGGTMRYIGDEFEFRHGELYRWEAGGQVSVIKGDVGISNGLAWDEKAKKFYYIDTTDYEVKSYDYDFETGVASNPQVVFNLRKNSPKDHLLPDGLTIDTEGNLYVATFNGATIYKINPNTGKILLEIKFPTKQITSAAFGGPNLDILYVTTAAKFDQPAPAGTTYKVTGLNATGYPGVNLKV
- the LOC6523986 gene encoding chromatin accessibility complex 16kD protein, whose product is MMEPKTQPPVERPPSAETFLPLSRVRTIMKSSMDTGLITNEVLFLMTKCTELFVRHLAGAAYTEAFRQQPGETLKYEHLSQLVNKSKNLEFLLQIVPEKIRVHEFKEMLRLNRSAGSDDDDESESGSESDE
- the LOC6523985 gene encoding LSM12 homolog A; this translates as MAAAAASAVNAVNDCFSIGSTVVCTTCFNEEVEGEVLAFDHNTKMLILKCRSKSTEELSDIYAMNLSLCSNVQVVKECNGNFDDPQKLNLEQVKMRLRKTVERRQDYLKSKNADVSPEAQELYRAIAKQYGYNEVSWQGLNIQILNEVTISPPYRVDNVVSSSNNETSCNYIKRIIKQFFNTRPSPVPESGATASTSSPSVSPTSSSLASGSPVPAN
- the LOC6523987 gene encoding regucalcin isoform X2 — its product is MLLIPVVTVCLFGLTMSYKIEPLPDSYAGLGEGPHWDVARQSLYYVDLEAGSLLRYDYGQNKVYKTKIEGETLAGFVLPVEGRPQEFAVGCGRRVVIVNWDGVSTSAKVVRTLFEVQPLMEKNRLNDAKVDPRGRFFGGTMRYIGDEFEFRHGELYRWEAGGQVSVIKGDVGISNGLAWDEKAKKFYYIDTTDYEVKSYDYDFETGVASNPQVVFNLRKNSPKDHLLPDGLTIDTEGNLYVATFNGATIYKINPNTGKILLEIKFPTKQITSAAFGGPNLDILYVTTAAKFDQPAPAGTTYKVTGLNATGYPGVNLKV
- the LOC6523987 gene encoding regucalcin isoform X1; this encodes MEFSLNALLNAAVSKDSRFLILNSLFPISLLEQKTFSKMSYKIEPLPDSYAGLGEGPHWDVARQSLYYVDLEAGSLLRYDYGQNKVYKTKIEGETLAGFVLPVEGRPQEFAVGCGRRVVIVNWDGVSTSAKVVRTLFEVQPLMEKNRLNDAKVDPRGRFFGGTMRYIGDEFEFRHGELYRWEAGGQVSVIKGDVGISNGLAWDEKAKKFYYIDTTDYEVKSYDYDFETGVASNPQVVFNLRKNSPKDHLLPDGLTIDTEGNLYVATFNGATIYKINPNTGKILLEIKFPTKQITSAAFGGPNLDILYVTTAAKFDQPAPAGTTYKVTGLNATGYPGVNLKV